A stretch of the Candidatus Methylomirabilota bacterium genome encodes the following:
- the mtnP gene encoding S-methyl-5'-thioadenosine phosphorylase translates to MTTRAAAPDLLALGVIGGSGLYDMDGLTDVRWVKVRTPFGDPSDAYCVGRLGDRRIIFLPRHGRGHRLTPTDLNYRANIWGLKKLGATAVISVSAVGSMKEEIRPLDIVIPDQFYDHTKRRISTFFGEGLVAHVGMAHPVCGELGDVLETAARETGVRVHRGGTYICIEGPQFSTKGESEVYRRWGMSVIGMTNMPEAKLAREAELCYATVALATDYDVWHPEHDAVTVEAVIANLIKNVATARDLLRRALPRVMPRAGCKSGCPEALAKALITDPAHIPPRARQRLALLIDRHLPRGRRPARRGGKARG, encoded by the coding sequence ATGACGACGCGTGCGGCCGCCCCCGATCTCCTCGCCCTCGGCGTCATCGGGGGCAGCGGTCTCTACGATATGGACGGCCTCACCGACGTGCGCTGGGTGAAGGTGCGCACGCCGTTCGGCGATCCGTCGGACGCCTACTGCGTGGGCCGGCTCGGGGACCGCCGCATCATCTTCCTCCCGCGGCACGGGCGGGGGCATCGGCTCACGCCCACCGATCTGAACTACCGTGCCAACATCTGGGGGCTCAAGAAGCTCGGGGCGACGGCGGTGATCTCGGTGAGCGCGGTCGGGAGCATGAAGGAGGAGATTCGCCCGCTCGACATCGTGATCCCGGACCAGTTCTACGATCACACCAAGCGGCGCATCTCCACGTTCTTCGGGGAAGGATTGGTCGCGCACGTGGGCATGGCGCATCCGGTGTGCGGTGAGCTGGGCGACGTGCTGGAGACCGCGGCACGCGAGACCGGCGTACGCGTGCACCGCGGCGGCACCTACATCTGCATCGAGGGGCCGCAGTTCTCCACCAAGGGTGAATCCGAGGTCTACCGGCGCTGGGGCATGTCCGTGATCGGCATGACCAACATGCCCGAGGCCAAGCTCGCCCGCGAGGCGGAGCTCTGCTACGCGACGGTGGCACTGGCCACGGACTACGACGTGTGGCATCCGGAGCACGATGCGGTGACGGTGGAGGCGGTGATCGCCAACCTGATCAAGAACGTGGCGACCGCGCGCGACCTGCTGCGCCGCGCCCTGCCGAGGGTGATGCCGCGCGCGGGCTGCAAGAGCGGCTGCCCGGAGGCGCTCGCCAAGGCGCTCATCACGGATCCCGCGCACATCCCGCCGCGCGCGCGGCAGCGGCTCGCCCTTCTGATCGACCGGCATCTGCCCCGGGGCCGCCGGCCCGCGAGAAGGGGAGGCAAGGCCCGTGGCTGA
- the mtaB gene encoding tRNA (N(6)-L-threonylcarbamoyladenosine(37)-C(2))-methylthiotransferase MtaB: MLSPRPAVAFPTLGCRLNQVESQEMAALVEARGFRVAAPGEPAGAFVVNTCTVTGRADFSDRQLIRRIRRENPEALLVVTGCWAQTDPETVAALGGVDLVLGNQEKYRLPELIAERLAAAPGPAPPPVHVAPIAEARTVPFAPFARVTGRSRAFVKVQDGCQHRCAFCIVPAARGGSRSQDPKVVLDQVRLLVEAGHGEITLTGVDLGHYGWDLVPRTSLAALLALLADVPGLRWLRLSSVLPAYFSPALVEAVTGLPMVAPHLHIPLQSGSDRVLRRMRRPYNVRMYRALAERLAAAIPELGLGADVIVGHPGEEEADFDATMDLVRALPFSYLHVFAYSDRKGTEAARLGGRVPSAVIRRRGAALRALAAEKHLTFRRRLLGHTRDVLVLDAPDRATGHRLGLTASYVEVRFPGPAELGRRFVPVTITDCARDATWGVLEAVSA, from the coding sequence GTGCTGAGCCCGCGGCCGGCCGTCGCGTTCCCGACGCTGGGCTGCCGACTGAATCAGGTCGAGTCGCAGGAGATGGCGGCGCTCGTGGAGGCGCGGGGATTCCGCGTCGCGGCCCCGGGCGAGCCCGCCGGCGCCTTCGTCGTCAACACTTGCACGGTGACGGGGCGCGCCGATTTCTCGGATCGCCAGCTGATCAGACGTATCAGGCGGGAGAACCCGGAGGCGCTGCTGGTGGTGACAGGATGCTGGGCGCAGACCGATCCCGAGACGGTGGCGGCGCTCGGCGGCGTGGACCTGGTCCTGGGCAATCAGGAGAAGTACCGTCTGCCCGAGCTGATCGCTGAGCGCCTGGCCGCCGCGCCCGGGCCGGCCCCGCCGCCCGTGCACGTGGCGCCCATCGCCGAGGCCCGGACCGTGCCCTTCGCCCCGTTCGCGCGCGTGACCGGCCGCTCGCGCGCCTTCGTCAAGGTGCAGGACGGCTGCCAGCACCGCTGCGCCTTCTGTATCGTGCCGGCGGCGCGGGGCGGCAGCCGCAGCCAGGATCCCAAGGTGGTCCTCGACCAGGTACGGCTCCTCGTCGAGGCGGGACATGGCGAGATCACGCTCACCGGCGTGGACCTCGGGCATTACGGCTGGGACCTGGTGCCCCGGACCAGCCTCGCGGCGCTGCTGGCGCTCCTTGCGGACGTGCCGGGGCTCCGCTGGCTCCGCCTCTCGTCGGTGCTGCCGGCGTACTTCAGCCCGGCCCTCGTCGAGGCCGTGACGGGTCTGCCCATGGTCGCCCCCCATCTGCACATCCCCCTCCAAAGCGGGAGCGATCGCGTGCTGCGCCGCATGCGGCGCCCCTACAACGTCCGCATGTATCGGGCGCTCGCCGAGCGGCTGGCCGCGGCCATCCCGGAGCTCGGGCTGGGGGCCGACGTGATCGTGGGCCATCCGGGCGAGGAAGAGGCGGACTTCGACGCGACCATGGATCTGGTCCGCGCGCTACCGTTCTCGTACCTCCACGTCTTCGCCTACTCGGACCGCAAGGGCACGGAGGCGGCGCGGCTTGGCGGGCGCGTGCCCTCGGCCGTGATCCGCCGCCGCGGGGCCGCCCTCCGCGCGCTCGCCGCCGAGAAGCACCTGACCTTCCGGCGCCGGCTGCTGGGCCACACGCGCGACGTGCTGGTGCTGGACGCGCCCGATCGGGCGACCGGCCATCGCCTGGGTCTCACCGCCAGCTACGTGGAGGTGCGCTTCCCCGGCCCCGCGGAGCTCGGCCGCCGCTTCGTGCCCGTCACCATCACCGACTGCGCGCGGGACGCGACGTGGGGCGTTTTGGAGGCCGTTTCCGCATGA